GCCCTGCCTGAGGGATCAGCTCTGGTCATCTGGACCACCACGCCCTGGACCCTCCCTGCAAACCTCGCCATCGCGCTGCATCCGGAGTTCGACTACACCGTCGGCACCTTCGTCCATGAGAGTGGTCGCACGGAAAAGCTCACCATCGCCACCTCCCGTCTGGAAGGTTTCGCCGCCAGCACTGGCTTTAAGCTGGATGAATCCCAGCCTATCACCAAACTGAAGGGCAAGGACCTCGCCGGTCAGGAAGCTCAGCATCCCTTCCTGCCGCGCACGTCCAAGGTCATCAACACCCTCTTCGTTACGGCCGATACCGGCACGGGTGCGGTGCACATCGCTCCAGGTCACGGTGCCGATGACTATCAGGCCGGACGTGAGCATGGTCTGGAGATCCTGTCCCCCGTGGATGGAGACGGCAAATACACCGCTGAGTGCGGTCTGCCTGAGTTCGTGGGCAAGCATGTCTTCCAGAGCAATGAAGGCATCATCGCCATCCTGGAGGAAAAAGGCGCTCTGCTGGGTAACGAAAAGTATGTTCACCAGTATCCACACTGCTGGCGCTCGAAGACGCCGATCATCTTCCGTGCGGTGGAGCAGTTCTTCATCAAGATCGACGATATCCGCCAGAAAGCCCTGGAAGAGATCGACAAGGTGACCTGGTTGCCTGCCTCCAGCCGTAACCGCATCTATGGCACCGTGGAAAATCGTCCCGACTGGTGCATCAGCCGCCAGCGCACCTGGGGGGTGCCTCTGCCCGTGTTTTACAGCGCTGAGGGTAGCATCGTCATGCGGACGGACGTCATCAACAAGGTGGCCGACATCGTCGAGAAAGAGGGCACCAACCTCTGGTTCGAAAAAGACGACGCCTGGTGGGCGGCGGCAGTGGGTCTGCCTGCGGATACGAAGCGCGGCAACGACACCCTGGACGTGTGGATCGACTCCGGTTGCAGCCATGTCTCCGTGCTGGATCGTCACCCCGAGCTTCACGCTCCGGCGGACATGTATATCGAAGCGACGGATCAGCACCGCGGCTGGTTCCAGAGCAGCCTCATGATGAGCATGGTGGCCCGGGATGCAGCTCCCTATAAGAGCGTCATCACCCACGGTTTCGTGGTGGACACCAGCGGCAAAAAGATCAGCAAGAGCGATCAGGGCAATGCGGGTAAGAACGCCAAGCCTATGACCGCCGACCATTACTACAACACCTACGGTGCCGACATGGTGCGCCTTTGGGTGGCCAGTGTGGACTATCAGAGCGACGTGCCTTTCTCCGAAGATCTGTTCAAGCAGAACGGTGAAAACTATCGCCGCATCCGCAACACGATGCGTGTCTTGTTAGGCAACCTTCACGATGAAGCCAAGGGCCTGACCCTGGATCAAGCCGAACTCACTCTCGTCGATCGCTGGATCCTCGAGCGTCAGCATGTGCTGGTGAAGGACTGCGTCGAGGCCTATGCCGCCTACGATTTCCGCAAGGTCTTTACCCTGGTGAATCAGTTCATCACCGGTGACCTCAGTTCCCTCTACATCGACATCACCAAGGACCGCATGTATTGCGATGTCGCTGGTAGCCCACGCCGCCGCGCCACCCAGGCCACCATCCGTGAGATCACCGAGACACTGTGCAAGCTTCTGGCCCCGATCCTGGCCTTCACGGCCGACGAGGCCTGGGAACACCTCG
This genomic window from Prosthecobacter debontii contains:
- the ileS gene encoding isoleucine--tRNA ligase; amino-acid sequence: MSAETAPAKNYKDTVLLPKTDFPMKADLVTREPLRLAKWQEGKIYQRIQEQSQGKPKYILHDGPPFANGDVHMGTALNKLLKDLILKSKTMAGYHCPYVPGWDCHGLPIEFKVVKQATGLTPVEVRQRSEAEARKYIDIQRNSFKRLGVFGDWENPYLTLDPGYESGILRTFGKAVEKNLIYRMKRPVLWSYGAQTALAEAEVEYKEKTSPAVFVKFALPEGSALVIWTTTPWTLPANLAIALHPEFDYTVGTFVHESGRTEKLTIATSRLEGFAASTGFKLDESQPITKLKGKDLAGQEAQHPFLPRTSKVINTLFVTADTGTGAVHIAPGHGADDYQAGREHGLEILSPVDGDGKYTAECGLPEFVGKHVFQSNEGIIAILEEKGALLGNEKYVHQYPHCWRSKTPIIFRAVEQFFIKIDDIRQKALEEIDKVTWLPASSRNRIYGTVENRPDWCISRQRTWGVPLPVFYSAEGSIVMRTDVINKVADIVEKEGTNLWFEKDDAWWAAAVGLPADTKRGNDTLDVWIDSGCSHVSVLDRHPELHAPADMYIEATDQHRGWFQSSLMMSMVARDAAPYKSVITHGFVVDTSGKKISKSDQGNAGKNAKPMTADHYYNTYGADMVRLWVASVDYQSDVPFSEDLFKQNGENYRRIRNTMRVLLGNLHDEAKGLTLDQAELTLVDRWILERQHVLVKDCVEAYAAYDFRKVFTLVNQFITGDLSSLYIDITKDRMYCDVAGSPRRRATQATIREITETLCKLLAPILAFTADEAWEHLGHAESLHLQLFPAPAAAFAPGDACVAVDQLVQARAVIQQSIEKARQEKKIGSNLEATVSLTLPEKGFDHSVFSDLGTLQEFFILSELKITRGTELAASVGVCSNPKCARCWKLLPDVGSVAEHPTLCGRCAEAVA